One window from the genome of Echinicola vietnamensis DSM 17526 encodes:
- the pruA gene encoding L-glutamate gamma-semialdehyde dehydrogenase, translated as MLKGFFNVPEPKNEPVFDYAPGTPARAKLQAALQEARSKEVDVPMYIGSEEVRTGNKIPLSPPHDHQHLLGHFHEGDKSHVEQAINAALGAKEAWETMEWEQRAAIFLKAADLIAGPYRYKMNAATMLGQSKNAFQAEIDSACEIVDFLRFNVKYMTEIYKQQPPISGDGVWNRLEQRPLEGFVFALTPFNFTAIAGNLPTAPAMMGNTVVWKPAYTQIYTANLLMQVFREAGVPDGVINLVYVDGPAAGEVIFEHPEFAGIHFTGSTAVFQTIWKTIGNNIEKYKSYPRIVGETGGKDFVIAHKSADAKQLATGLVRGAFEFQGQKCSAASRAYIPSNLWEDVKKYMQEDLASIKMGGPEDFSNFINAVIDEKSFDKIAKYIDTAKSDGLEVVAGGHYDKSKGYFVEPTVLLTKDPMYTTMCEEIFGPVLTIYVYQEDHFEEALELVDQTSPYGLTGAIFSHDRYAAQLATQKLRNAAGNFYINDKPTGAVVGQQPFGGARKSGTNDKAGAMINMLRWVSPRTIKETFVTPTDYRYPFLGED; from the coding sequence ATGCTAAAAGGTTTTTTTAATGTTCCGGAACCAAAGAACGAACCGGTTTTTGATTATGCACCAGGAACTCCAGCACGAGCCAAGCTGCAAGCAGCCCTTCAAGAGGCCCGCTCCAAGGAAGTGGATGTTCCGATGTATATTGGAAGTGAAGAAGTAAGAACAGGGAATAAAATTCCACTGTCGCCTCCTCATGACCATCAGCATCTTCTTGGGCATTTTCATGAAGGCGACAAATCCCATGTAGAACAGGCTATCAATGCCGCTTTAGGCGCCAAAGAAGCTTGGGAAACCATGGAGTGGGAACAACGTGCCGCAATTTTTCTAAAAGCTGCTGACTTGATCGCTGGTCCTTATCGCTATAAGATGAATGCAGCGACCATGTTGGGACAGTCTAAAAATGCCTTTCAAGCGGAAATTGACTCGGCGTGTGAAATTGTGGATTTTCTGCGGTTCAACGTGAAGTATATGACCGAAATTTACAAACAACAGCCTCCTATTTCTGGAGATGGTGTTTGGAACAGGCTGGAGCAACGGCCATTGGAAGGTTTTGTCTTCGCCCTGACCCCATTTAACTTTACGGCCATTGCGGGCAACTTGCCTACAGCACCGGCCATGATGGGCAATACCGTGGTCTGGAAGCCGGCATACACCCAGATCTATACCGCAAATTTGCTGATGCAGGTATTCCGGGAAGCGGGTGTTCCTGATGGCGTCATTAACTTGGTCTATGTGGATGGACCAGCTGCAGGGGAAGTGATTTTTGAGCATCCTGAGTTTGCGGGCATCCACTTCACAGGATCGACAGCAGTCTTCCAAACCATTTGGAAAACCATTGGCAACAACATCGAAAAATATAAATCCTACCCGCGCATCGTAGGCGAAACGGGTGGTAAGGACTTTGTCATCGCACACAAGTCTGCTGACGCCAAGCAATTGGCCACTGGCCTGGTTCGTGGTGCATTCGAATTCCAAGGCCAAAAATGCTCAGCCGCATCAAGGGCCTACATTCCTTCCAATCTTTGGGAAGACGTCAAAAAATACATGCAGGAAGATTTGGCTTCCATTAAAATGGGCGGCCCTGAGGATTTCAGCAACTTCATCAACGCCGTGATTGATGAGAAGTCCTTTGATAAAATCGCCAAATACATCGACACGGCTAAATCAGATGGATTGGAAGTGGTGGCCGGTGGTCATTACGACAAGTCAAAGGGCTATTTCGTAGAGCCCACCGTACTGCTGACCAAAGACCCGATGTACACGACCATGTGTGAAGAAATCTTTGGCCCAGTGTTGACCATTTATGTCTACCAAGAAGATCACTTTGAGGAAGCACTTGAGCTGGTAGACCAAACTTCTCCGTATGGATTGACCGGTGCCATCTTCTCACACGATCGCTACGCAGCACAACTGGCTACTCAGAAGCTCAGAAATGCCGCCGGCAACTTCTATATCAACGACAAACCTACCGGAGCGGTGGTTGGTCAGCAGCCGTTTGGTGGTGCGAGAAAATCGGGCACCAACGACAAGGCTGGAGCCATGATCAACATGCTGCGCTGGGTATCTCCAAGGACCATCAAGGAAACCTTCGTCACCCCGACGGATTATCGTTACCCATTTCTTGGAGAAGATTAA
- a CDS encoding ArsR/SmtB family transcription factor, which produces MRLKNISLNYGMRVFKALSEEPRVRIIHLLIQNKEMCISDLEHILDFTQTKTSRHLAYLKNAGLVSSKRIDQWTFYYILDEAIDIINQIFKFIEKDVNLLRDQEIYEILRSNRELAINKIENHPYR; this is translated from the coding sequence ATGCGACTCAAAAACATCAGCTTAAATTACGGAATGCGGGTTTTTAAGGCACTTTCTGAAGAGCCGCGGGTCAGGATTATCCATCTTCTGATCCAAAACAAAGAAATGTGCATTTCTGATTTGGAACATATCCTAGATTTCACCCAAACCAAAACTAGCCGGCATCTCGCCTACCTGAAAAATGCAGGGTTGGTGAGCAGCAAGCGTATCGACCAGTGGACTTTTTATTACATCCTGGATGAAGCGATCGATATCATCAACCAGATTTTTAAGTTTATCGAAAAAGATGTAAACCTTTTACGGGATCAGGAGATTTATGAAATACTCCGTTCCAATCGAGAACTTGCCATAAATAAAATTGAAAATCACCCTTACCGGTAA
- a CDS encoding RNA polymerase sigma factor, with product MPKTQEKEFERYLKKYEALIIKVARVYSHGAENQKDLIQEIVLQLWRAFPKYSADRGVSTWTYRIALNVSISYLRKESSRRRREEEYSQNQSRQTDNCDPIDDRLKILYRFIHTLNATDKALMLLFLEGCKNKEIAKIMGVTPGVVSTKIYRIKAQLKVYFESIESN from the coding sequence ATGCCTAAAACACAAGAAAAGGAATTTGAGCGTTACCTTAAAAAATACGAGGCTTTGATCATCAAGGTGGCTCGAGTTTACAGCCATGGTGCGGAAAACCAAAAGGACCTGATCCAAGAGATTGTCCTACAGCTTTGGAGGGCTTTTCCCAAATATTCGGCAGATCGTGGGGTGAGCACTTGGACCTATCGGATAGCACTCAATGTATCCATTTCCTACTTGCGGAAAGAAAGCTCGAGACGAAGGAGAGAAGAAGAATATTCTCAAAATCAGTCGCGTCAAACCGATAATTGTGACCCCATAGATGATCGGCTGAAAATCCTTTATCGCTTTATCCATACCCTGAATGCTACCGATAAAGCGCTCATGTTGTTGTTTTTAGAAGGATGTAAGAACAAAGAAATCGCCAAGATCATGGGAGTGACGCCCGGCGTGGTGTCAACCAAAATTTATAGGATTAAGGCGCAATTAAAAGTGTATTTTGAATCAATAGAGAGTAATTGA
- a CDS encoding YjjG family noncanonical pyrimidine nucleotidase — MKKYKHLFFDLDHTLWDYDRNVQESLSELYEIYALADFGVTSNQDFYKTFLQVNNGLWDHYNMGTMDKITLRKERFRRIFDQFGARDVPVPEAMEEDFMKRTSSKPHLFRYSKEILDYLHPKYELHIITNGFNESQALKMTSSGIKPYFKLVVTSETTGHKKPDKRIFEYTMNQLGTSPEECLMIGDNPVSDIEGARNASIDQVFFDPFQLNHTPIATYTISDLEELKKIL; from the coding sequence TTGAAAAAATACAAACATCTCTTTTTTGACCTGGATCATACGTTATGGGATTATGACCGAAACGTACAAGAATCCCTTTCCGAGTTATACGAAATCTACGCCTTGGCGGATTTTGGGGTCACTTCCAATCAGGACTTTTATAAGACCTTTCTCCAAGTCAACAATGGCCTGTGGGACCACTACAACATGGGTACCATGGATAAGATCACGCTGAGGAAAGAACGGTTTAGGCGAATTTTCGATCAGTTTGGCGCGCGTGACGTGCCCGTTCCTGAAGCCATGGAAGAAGATTTCATGAAACGTACCTCCTCGAAACCGCACTTGTTTCGGTATTCCAAAGAAATCCTGGACTACCTTCACCCAAAATACGAGCTCCACATCATTACGAATGGCTTTAACGAAAGTCAAGCGTTAAAAATGACTTCTTCCGGTATAAAACCGTATTTTAAATTGGTGGTCACCTCAGAAACCACCGGTCATAAAAAGCCCGACAAACGGATATTTGAATATACCATGAACCAACTGGGCACATCACCTGAAGAATGCCTAATGATCGGGGATAACCCGGTCTCTGATATAGAAGGTGCCAGAAACGCATCCATTGACCAAGTCTTTTTTGATCCCTTTCAGCTAAACCATACACCCATAGCCACGTATACCATTAGTGATTTAGAGGAATTGAAAAAGATACTATAA
- a CDS encoding carboxypeptidase-like regulatory domain-containing protein, with protein MFTTNSQAQDTQERKVVQLSGIILNADSTSAVSGVNVYVPRKGRGTSSNQFGYFSMPVAEGDSVVFSFVGLKNQTFNVPMKVEEDKLSLILTMAQDEIALGEVEVMPYPTEEEFKQAVLAMNVEEIPLDRGNLSPQMLLRWAEQMPASANENFRTFQSGQMQQLQDRYGPRSFPLLNPFAWAEFIKSIKRGDLRNDD; from the coding sequence TTGTTTACGACGAATTCCCAAGCACAAGACACCCAGGAAAGAAAGGTGGTACAGCTGTCGGGCATTATCCTAAATGCAGACAGTACAAGTGCTGTATCTGGCGTGAATGTGTATGTGCCCCGGAAAGGCCGGGGAACCAGCTCCAACCAATTCGGTTATTTTTCTATGCCGGTAGCTGAAGGAGACAGTGTGGTGTTCAGCTTTGTGGGGTTGAAAAACCAAACCTTTAACGTTCCCATGAAGGTAGAGGAAGATAAACTCAGCCTGATCCTTACCATGGCCCAGGATGAGATCGCCCTTGGAGAAGTCGAGGTGATGCCATACCCGACGGAAGAAGAGTTTAAACAGGCGGTATTGGCGATGAATGTGGAGGAAATTCCGCTGGACAGGGGTAACCTAAGTCCTCAAATGCTCCTTCGATGGGCTGAGCAGATGCCTGCTTCTGCCAATGAAAATTTCCGAACCTTCCAAAGTGGTCAAATGCAACAGCTTCAGGATCGCTATGGCCCAAGATCATTCCCATTGCTTAATCCTTTTGCGTGGGCAGAATTTATCAAATCCATTAAGCGCGGCGACTTGAGAAATGACGATTAA
- a CDS encoding aminopeptidase P N-terminal domain-containing protein, whose translation MKTPIFLLTFLFAVMAFSPSFSQSYFDDGLDQEFHRERRAALRELLPANSVAIIFTNPVKNRSNDVDFIYHPNTDFFYLTGYREPNAALVIFSEAQEIAGEMTDEIIYVQPRDENAEMWNGKRLGIAGVQDKLGFEAVYLNEDFGTNPTVKFDQFDKILTFSLSEDIEESSANKAMLEMREQFKTATAYPEEMSAVTSKIYELIRATDQENSANVAQVIGRYRKYYPEVENDEVLMEFANADTPEKRMAVAQKIPFQKLNIAALPEMMTKLRGVKTTEEIGMLKKAIRISAIGQIEVMKALKPGMSEREVQGIHEFVYKRYGAENIGYPSIVGAGKNGCILHYISNDLRDPDKRLMLMDLGAEWRGYTADVTRTIPISGTFTPEEKAIYDLVYKAQEAAMQACKPGVEFGEISQIAKRVINEGLEELGIIIRGQRHRYFPHGTSHHLGLDVHDRGAYGPLEKGMVLTVEPGIYIPEGSDCDPKWWNIAVRIEDDVVITENGFENLSADAPRTSKEVEAMMAQPSVLENWVLPEL comes from the coding sequence ATGAAAACACCAATATTCCTACTGACATTCTTGTTTGCCGTGATGGCATTTTCCCCTTCCTTTTCCCAATCTTATTTTGACGATGGACTGGATCAAGAATTTCACCGAGAAAGAAGGGCTGCCCTGAGGGAGCTATTGCCTGCAAACTCCGTAGCAATCATCTTCACCAACCCCGTTAAAAACCGATCAAATGACGTTGATTTTATTTACCATCCCAATACCGACTTCTTTTACCTGACAGGATACCGGGAACCCAACGCTGCCCTGGTGATTTTTAGCGAAGCGCAAGAAATAGCAGGTGAAATGACCGACGAGATCATCTATGTGCAGCCCCGCGATGAAAATGCAGAGATGTGGAACGGTAAGCGACTGGGAATAGCCGGCGTACAGGACAAACTCGGCTTCGAAGCGGTTTACCTAAACGAGGATTTCGGAACCAATCCAACCGTAAAATTTGACCAATTTGATAAAATCCTCACCTTCAGCCTTTCTGAGGACATCGAAGAAAGCAGTGCAAACAAAGCCATGCTTGAAATGCGCGAGCAGTTCAAAACAGCGACGGCCTACCCCGAAGAAATGTCTGCCGTTACCAGTAAGATATATGAACTTATCCGTGCCACGGATCAAGAGAATTCAGCGAATGTCGCACAGGTCATTGGCAGGTATCGTAAATATTACCCTGAAGTGGAAAACGACGAAGTCCTCATGGAATTTGCCAATGCTGATACGCCTGAAAAAAGGATGGCCGTGGCCCAAAAGATTCCTTTCCAAAAGCTGAACATCGCTGCATTGCCGGAGATGATGACCAAGCTCCGTGGGGTCAAGACCACCGAGGAAATTGGCATGCTCAAAAAAGCCATTCGCATTTCGGCCATTGGGCAAATCGAAGTTATGAAAGCATTGAAACCTGGCATGTCCGAGCGCGAAGTGCAGGGCATCCATGAATTTGTATACAAACGATACGGAGCAGAAAATATCGGCTACCCTTCTATCGTCGGAGCGGGGAAAAACGGCTGCATCCTGCACTATATTTCCAATGACCTCCGGGATCCCGACAAACGCCTAATGCTGATGGACCTGGGAGCTGAATGGAGAGGCTATACCGCTGACGTGACCAGGACGATTCCTATTTCAGGAACTTTTACCCCTGAAGAAAAAGCCATCTACGACTTGGTCTACAAGGCCCAAGAAGCTGCCATGCAGGCCTGTAAACCTGGAGTGGAATTTGGTGAAATCAGCCAAATTGCCAAAAGGGTCATCAACGAAGGATTAGAAGAACTGGGCATCATCATTCGCGGACAACGGCACCGCTATTTCCCTCACGGGACAAGCCACCACCTTGGACTTGATGTGCATGACCGAGGAGCATACGGCCCACTGGAAAAGGGAATGGTCCTCACCGTAGAGCCGGGCATCTATATCCCTGAAGGAAGTGACTGTGATCCAAAATGGTGGAACATCGCTGTCCGCATTGAAGATGATGTGGTCATTACTGAAAATGGATTCGAAAACTTATCCGCCGATGCCCCCAGAACCAGCAAGGAGGTAGAAGCCATGATGGCACAACCCAGTGTCCTTGAAAACTGGGTCCTCCCTGAGCTGTAA